One segment of Triticum aestivum cultivar Chinese Spring chromosome 2A, IWGSC CS RefSeq v2.1, whole genome shotgun sequence DNA contains the following:
- the LOC100049026 gene encoding WRKY transcription factor WRKY51, producing the protein MAVDLMGCYTPRRADDQLAIQEAATAGLRSLELLVSSLSGAAPSKAPQQHPQQPFGEIADQAVSKFRKVISILDRTGHARFRRGPVQSPTPPPPAPVAPPPPPPRPLAVVEPARPAPLTVVAPVSVAAPVPLPQPQSLTLDFTKPNLTMSGATSVTSTSFFSSVTAGEGSVSKGRSLVSAGKPPLSGHKRKPCAGAHSEANTTGSRCHCSKRRKNRVKTTVRVPAVSAKIADIPPDEYSWRKYGQKPIKGSPYPRGYYKCSTVRGCPARKHVERALDDPAMLVVTYEGEHRHSPGPMPMQMAPSPVPIPMPMGAPVAVASVSAGNGHV; encoded by the exons ATGGCCGTGGACCTCATGGGCTGCTACACCCCTCGCCGCGCCGACGACCAGCTCGCCATCCAGgaggccgccaccgccggcctccgCAGCCTGGAGCTCCTCGTCTCCTCCCTCTCCGGCGCGGCGCCGTCCAAGGCGCCGCAGCAGCACCCGCAGCAGCCGTTCGGCGAGATCGCCGACCAGGCCGTCTCCAAGTTCCGCAAGGTGATCTCCATCCTCGACCGCACCGGCCACGCCCGCTTCCGCCGCGGCCCCGTCCAGTCGCCTaccccgcctcctccggctccggtcGCTCCTCCGCCGCCCCCACCGCGCCCTCTGGCCGTCGTCGAGCCGGCCAGGCCCGCTCCCTTGACCGTCGTGGCGCCGGTGTCGGTGGCCGCCCCGGTCCCTCTCCCGCAGCCGCAGAGCCTGACGCTGGACTTCACCAAGCCGAACCTGACCATGTCAGGCGCGACGTCCGTGACGTCCACGTCCTTCTTCTCGTCGGTGACCGCCGGCGAGGGCAGCGTGTCCAAGGGCCGCAGCCTGGTCTCCGCCGGCAAGCCGCCGCTGTCCGGGCACAAGAGAAAGCCGTGCGCCGGCGCGCACTCGGAGGCCAACACCACCGGCAGCCGATGCCACTGCTCCAAGAGAAGGAAGAACCGCGTGAAGACGACGGTGAGGGTGCCCGCGGTGAGCGCGAAGATCGCCGACATCCCGCCGGACGAGTACTCGTGGAGGAAGTACGGCCAGAAGCCCATCAAGGGATCCCCTTACCCACG GGGCTACTACAAGTGCAGCACAGTGCGAGGGTGCCCGGCGCGGAAGCACGTGGAGCGCGCCCTGGACGACCCGGCGATGCTGGTGGTGACGTACGAGGGCGAGCACCGCCACTCGCCGGGGCCGATGCCGATGCAGATGGCGCCGTCGCCGGTGCCGATTCCGATGCCGATGGGCGCGCCCGTAGCCGTAGCTAGTGTGTCCGCCGGCAACGGGCACGTCTGA